GATAAAAATTTTCTGGTTAACAACGGACTTATTTCTGAATTTGAGGCTCAATTTAAGATCGACATTCATGTTGAGCGGAACCAGCCACCGCGTGAATATAAAGGAGGAATAACACCACAGCAATTTGGTTACAAAATAAATGTACCTTATCCTCCAAAACCTAGTAGTGAGAATTTACCAGAAAATATTTTAAGGGAGTGGGTAGAAAATGACTTTAATTCTGCTCCTTGGACACCCACTAATGAATGGATTCCTTACACTTGCTGAGGCTAAATATAGCTATAGATTTTGATTTGATTTTTGAATCGACTTGCAGATGATTAGCAAAATAGAGACGTGATACATCGCGTCTCTATAATTAGTCCACTCAGGAACATTCAAATTCGATTGGAGTTGTAAGTGTAAGAATCTTTATATCAGACTTTTGTGGTCATTGACCCTACCGGAATTAGTTTAGTTGAAGAATTTTCTTATCCTTCTATAGTTTAACTTTTTATTACAGATATAGTTATCAAGGGAATAAATAATATGTTAAATCGCCCAAAATTAAAAACTGGATTTAAATACTATAATTTTATGACTAACGATTCCGAAAATACATTGTTACTTTCTGAAAGAAATACTAACTTTATCAATGGATATATATATTCAGCATTAATACCATTAATTAATGGAAAGTATACAGTTGATGAAATTGTTGACTTACTTATGCAAAAAAGTATACCTGCTAGTGAAATTTATTATGCTCTGATGTTGATGGAAAAAACGGGATATATTATCGATAGCGATGAATATTTACCATCCAGTCTAGAAATTTTCTGTGAAAATTTAAATATTAATACACATACTGCTTATCAAAGATTACAAACAACTAAAGTAGCAATCAAATCTTTTAGCACTTATTTGACGCTCGATGAGTTTAAAAAGACTCTTGAATCTTTACATATTGGAGTAACATCAGGATTAGGAGATATAGAGATAGTTTTAACTGATGATTATTTGGATGATGAGTTAAAAAGTTTTAACGAAGAATCTTTAAAATTAAATAAACCTTGGATATTAGTAAAACCTGTAGGCACAATAGTTTGGATAGGGCCTATATTTATTCCTGGTAAAACAGGTTGTTGGCATTGTCTAGCTCAACGTTTGAGAAATAATAAACCTGTAGAAAGATTTATCGAAAAACATCAAGGAATTTCTACTTCCTTAACTCCTCCTCTGGGTTCTTTATCCACCACTTATCAAACGGCTTTGGGAATGGCTGCTACTGAAATTTTTAAGTGGATAGTTCAAGCTGAAAATAAACGCTTGGAGGGAATACTAGTTACCCATGACACTATTTCTTTAGAAATACAAAACCATGTTTTGGTAAAGTGTCCTCAATGCCCAAGCTGTGGTAGTAGCAATGGATTTAATGCTGAACCATATCCAATAGTTTTAGGACATCGGCAGAAAAATTTTACATTAGACGGGGGACACCGTTGCATTTCTCCGGAAGAAACATTCAAGAAATATCAACACCTTATTAGCCCTTTAACAGGAGTAGTTAGAGGGCTAGGTAAAATAGATCAAAATCCCCACACTTTAATCCATACTTATGTAGCTAGGCATCATTTTGCTACTATATTTGATGATTTCAATGCTTTACGGCAAAATATTAGCGGTAGAAGTGCAGGAAAAGGAAAAACTGACCAGCAAGCAAAGGTTAGTGCGTTATGCGAAGCTATTGAACGATATTCTGGGGTATTTCAAGGAAATGAAGATAGGCAAACAGGAAGTTATCAACAACTTATAGATAAAGCAATTCATCCTAATGCCTGTATGAATTTTAGTGAAGCACAATATAGCGCTCGCCACAACTGGAATGCAAATTGTTCTGGCTGGTTTCAAAAAATTCCTGAACCATTTGATGAAGAGAAAGAAATTGAGTGGACACCAGTTTGGTCTTTAACTTATCAGGAATTTAAGTATTTACCAACAGCTTACTGCTATTACGGTTATTCTAACTTGTTAATGTCTGATTGTTGGGCTGATTCTAATGGTTGTTCTGCTGGCAATACCTTAGAAGAGGCAATCCTTCAAGGTTTCATGGAATTAGTAGAGCGTGATTGTGTTGCCTTATGGTGGTATAACCGACTTAAAAAACCGCAGGTAGATTTAGAAAGTTTTGACGACCCTTATTTTCTTGCTCTCAAGAAATATTATCAAACAATTCATCGCCAACTGTGGGTTCTAGATATTACTAACGATTTAAACATCCCAACTTTTGCTGCTATCAGTCGCAGAACAGATATAACAGCAGAAGATATTATCCTTGGTTTTGGCACTCATTTTGATCCGCAGATTGCTATGAGCAGAGCTTTAAGCGAAATAAATCAAATTCTCCCTAATGTCTTATCTGCCAATGCAGATGGTAGTACGAAATATCCTGCTTCTTCAGATCCTCTTGCTCTTAAATGGTGGCAAACAACAACAGTAGAAAATGAATCTTATTTGCTTCCTGATAAAAATATTACACCCAAACTATGTACTAATTATCCGCAGAATTGGAGTGAAGATTTACTGGAAGATATCCTACACTGTCAGCAATTAGTTGAAAAGAATGGTATGGAAATGCTGGTTTTGGATCAAACTCGTGCAGACATTAAACTGAGGGTAGTGAAAGTGATTGTTCCGGGAATGCGTCATTGGTGGAGACGTTTAGGTTCAGGAAGATTATATGATATTCCTGTAAACATGGGTTGGTTGAAGCAGCCACTAACAGAGAATCAACTTAATCCTTTTCCAATGTGGATGTAAAAATTAATTATAATCAATTTATAGAGTTATGGTAAAAGAGTATTCAATCGTTGATGCAGATTCCCATGTGTTTGAACCTTTTGATATGTGGGAGAAATATTTAGAACCTGCTTATAAAAGCTTTGCACCATCACCAGACATGAAAATTCAAGGTGAAGATATTTATTATAAGGCTTCCGGTGAAGTTGTTGCTCAATGGAATAAGCAGATTATGCAAGCTCATCCAATGGCTCGAATTAATGGCTTCACTAATGAGCTTCATGTGTTAGAAACTAAAAAAATGGGAGCTGATATTTCTTTTATTTACCCAACATTGGGAATGTCAATAATAGCCATTGATACGATGGAACCTAAATTAGCTGGTGCATTTACCCGTGCTTACAACAACTGGTTATACCAAGATTTTTGCAGTTATAACCCAAACATTTTAAAAGGAGTAGGCATGATTAATCTTCATGCACCTGAAGAAATGGTATCGGAGTTATACCGCATTACAGAATTTGATTGTAAAGCAGTCTGCTTACGTCCCAACCCAGTTAAGGGAAGGTTATTGAGCGACCCTGCTTATGAACTTTTTTGGACAGAATGCGAACAACTGGGAATAGCTGTTAGTATTCATGAAGGTACTCATAGCCGCTTGCCTACAGTTGGTGCAGATAGATTTAATACTCGTTTTGCCTTGCGTTCTTGCTCCCATCCTATGGAGCAGATGATGGCTATGCTTGCTTTAATTGAAGGGGGAGTATTAGAACGTCATCCTCACTTAAGAATAGGTTTTCTAGAGTCTGGTTGTGGTTGGTTAGTTTACTGGCTATGGCGTTTAGATGAAGAGTACGAGTGCCATTACTGGGAAGTTAAGGATAATGTAAAGCTCAAACCTTCAGAATACTTTAAACGCCAATGTTTTATCGGGTATGAACTAGGGGAACCTGGTGTTGAGCAGGTAATTGATTATGTTGGCGCAGATAAATTAATTTTTGGTTCTGATTACCCTCATGTTCATTGGAGCCAAAAAGCAGGAGAAACCGGATGTTTCCACATTCAAAAAAATCTTCATCAACTACTACCAAAAGAAACTGTTAGAAAGATTCTTTGGGATAATCCTGCCCGTTTTTATGGGTTACAATAATTTTTCTTTATCTTGTACTCAGTAGCATAGAATTAAAATAGAATGTCAGTAAATATTCATAAATAAATTAGTGTAGTAAATACTGTAAATATTATAAATTTATCGATAAAATCATGAATGCTATAGCTGGCTGCCAAATTATAGCCAAAATCTATGAAAGTGCTAACTCTTTAGTCTATAGAGCTATACGTAGTCACAACGGTCAGCCTGTAATTTTGAAGATTCTTAAAGAAGATTATCCTACTCGATCAGAATTGATTAGGTATAAACAAGAATATGAAATTACCCATTCTTTAAATTTGGATGGGGTAATCCAAGCTTATGAATTAAACAGGTATAAAAATAGTTTGGTCATAATTTTGGAGGATTTCGGTGGTGAATCTTTAAAAATATTAATGCAGAGGCAACATTTTACATTAAAAGAGTTCTTGAGACTTGCCATCAAAATTACCGAAAGTTTAAGTGCTATTCATACTGCTAATATTGTCCATAAAGATATTAACCCATCTAATATCGTTTTTAACCCAAAAACTGGACAACTTAAAATTATTGACTTCGGTATTTCTAGTATTTTACCGAGAGAAAACCCGATAATTCGTAATCCTGAACACCTAGAAGGAACCTTAGCTTATATTTCACCAGAACAAACTGGCAGAATGAATCGGGT
Above is a window of Nostoc sp. MS1 DNA encoding:
- a CDS encoding TOMM precursor leader peptide-binding protein → MLNRPKLKTGFKYYNFMTNDSENTLLLSERNTNFINGYIYSALIPLINGKYTVDEIVDLLMQKSIPASEIYYALMLMEKTGYIIDSDEYLPSSLEIFCENLNINTHTAYQRLQTTKVAIKSFSTYLTLDEFKKTLESLHIGVTSGLGDIEIVLTDDYLDDELKSFNEESLKLNKPWILVKPVGTIVWIGPIFIPGKTGCWHCLAQRLRNNKPVERFIEKHQGISTSLTPPLGSLSTTYQTALGMAATEIFKWIVQAENKRLEGILVTHDTISLEIQNHVLVKCPQCPSCGSSNGFNAEPYPIVLGHRQKNFTLDGGHRCISPEETFKKYQHLISPLTGVVRGLGKIDQNPHTLIHTYVARHHFATIFDDFNALRQNISGRSAGKGKTDQQAKVSALCEAIERYSGVFQGNEDRQTGSYQQLIDKAIHPNACMNFSEAQYSARHNWNANCSGWFQKIPEPFDEEKEIEWTPVWSLTYQEFKYLPTAYCYYGYSNLLMSDCWADSNGCSAGNTLEEAILQGFMELVERDCVALWWYNRLKKPQVDLESFDDPYFLALKKYYQTIHRQLWVLDITNDLNIPTFAAISRRTDITAEDIILGFGTHFDPQIAMSRALSEINQILPNVLSANADGSTKYPASSDPLALKWWQTTTVENESYLLPDKNITPKLCTNYPQNWSEDLLEDILHCQQLVEKNGMEMLVLDQTRADIKLRVVKVIVPGMRHWWRRLGSGRLYDIPVNMGWLKQPLTENQLNPFPMWM
- a CDS encoding amidohydrolase family protein — translated: MVKEYSIVDADSHVFEPFDMWEKYLEPAYKSFAPSPDMKIQGEDIYYKASGEVVAQWNKQIMQAHPMARINGFTNELHVLETKKMGADISFIYPTLGMSIIAIDTMEPKLAGAFTRAYNNWLYQDFCSYNPNILKGVGMINLHAPEEMVSELYRITEFDCKAVCLRPNPVKGRLLSDPAYELFWTECEQLGIAVSIHEGTHSRLPTVGADRFNTRFALRSCSHPMEQMMAMLALIEGGVLERHPHLRIGFLESGCGWLVYWLWRLDEEYECHYWEVKDNVKLKPSEYFKRQCFIGYELGEPGVEQVIDYVGADKLIFGSDYPHVHWSQKAGETGCFHIQKNLHQLLPKETVRKILWDNPARFYGLQ